One region of Dehalococcoidia bacterium genomic DNA includes:
- a CDS encoding glycosyltransferase family 4 protein, protein MRICILSYRSYPYSGGQGIYMRYLSNALRDLGHEVDMMSGPPYPIVDDGVGLIKLPSLDLYRFGSWQRLFIDPRKLNTRANFMEWGGIMTGYFSEPLAFGMRAYQYLCSDNAKKYDVIHDNQTMSWGIADIQKAGYPVVETIHHPVTIDRDLAIQSAKSLKDKLGYRRWFSFTGMQIKVARQLPFIITVSEMAKHHIHEIFGIPESRMKVIYNGIDVELFSPSDAVPRLDNQILMVMSRDTAVKGLRFLLEALAELRKEWDLKLVVVGRTLGDGMTEKLMDRLGVTDAVAFRNQIDTSELIELYRSSTLVAVPSTYEGFGLPAAEAMSCGAPLVSTTAGALPEVVGDAGILIPPADSAALASAIARLMESPAKRREYSVLARKRILEKFNWNNAARLTAEVYMEAIEAKRAK, encoded by the coding sequence ATGCGAATCTGTATCTTGAGCTATCGCAGCTATCCCTATTCGGGCGGACAGGGCATCTATATGCGTTATTTAAGCAATGCCCTGCGAGACCTCGGCCACGAGGTGGACATGATGTCCGGCCCCCCTTATCCTATCGTAGACGATGGTGTCGGACTGATCAAACTGCCGAGCCTCGACCTCTACAGGTTTGGCTCCTGGCAGCGGCTGTTTATTGATCCCCGCAAGCTGAATACGCGCGCCAACTTCATGGAGTGGGGTGGCATCATGACAGGATATTTCTCAGAGCCGCTGGCTTTCGGCATGCGCGCTTATCAGTATCTGTGCAGCGATAATGCAAAGAAGTACGATGTAATACATGACAACCAGACCATGTCATGGGGTATTGCAGATATCCAGAAGGCCGGTTATCCCGTGGTGGAGACCATACACCATCCTGTTACTATCGACCGCGATCTGGCCATCCAGTCAGCCAAATCACTCAAGGACAAACTTGGATACCGCCGCTGGTTTTCTTTCACGGGCATGCAGATCAAGGTCGCGCGGCAGTTGCCCTTCATAATAACAGTATCAGAAATGGCCAAACACCATATCCACGAGATATTCGGTATTCCGGAATCCAGAATGAAGGTCATTTATAATGGCATCGACGTAGAGTTGTTCAGCCCGTCCGATGCCGTGCCCAGGTTAGATAATCAAATACTCATGGTCATGAGCCGTGATACGGCGGTCAAGGGGCTACGTTTCCTGTTGGAGGCGCTGGCCGAGCTCAGAAAAGAATGGGATTTGAAGCTGGTGGTTGTGGGCAGGACACTGGGCGATGGAATGACCGAAAAGTTGATGGACAGGCTGGGCGTAACGGATGCTGTGGCTTTCCGTAACCAGATAGACACATCGGAACTCATAGAGCTATACAGATCATCAACACTGGTTGCCGTACCTTCCACTTACGAAGGTTTCGGTTTGCCGGCGGCGGAGGCTATGTCATGCGGCGCACCGCTTGTGTCGACTACTGCAGGAGCATTGCCCGAGGTTGTGGGCGATGCCGGTATCCTCATTCCCCCAGCGGATTCAGCAGCACTCGCCTCTGCCATTGCCCGGTTGATGGAGAGCCCTGCCAAACGCCGCGAATACAGTGTGCTGGCGAGGAAACGCATACTGGAGAAATTCAACTGGAACAATGCAGCCCGGCTGACCGCCGAAGTTTATATGGAAGCTATAGAGGCCAAACGAGCTAAATAA
- a CDS encoding glycosyltransferase family 4 protein → MRICLLSYRAYKYSGGQGIYVRYLSRSLQKLGHSVDVVAGPPYPDLAEGINLIRLPSLDLYRLPEKRRYLINPMLLNTWPNFVEWLGECSGCFTEPHTFAIRAYDMFRQDGHSKKYDIVHDNQCVTEGILKIRQLGIPMVTTIHHPITIDRMLALKASNSAYRSWGIRRWYSFADTQIKVARHLSHFITDSEHSLQEIMSSFGLPRERFKIIYCGVDTDVFREQPDLKRSANRILVINSGDTPLKGLKFLLEAVAELRKTRSVELTIVGEPLVNGYTEGLIEALCLGDCTQYTGKIDTDSLVRHYATATMLVVPSIYEGFGLPAAEAMACGTPVISTTAGALPEVVGDAGILVPPGDKDALVRSITSLLDDEARRKELGAMGVARVKKLFNWDRAAGQTADYYREAIESQVKIKVG, encoded by the coding sequence ATGCGGATATGTTTATTAAGCTACAGGGCTTATAAATACTCTGGCGGACAGGGTATTTACGTAAGATATCTCAGCCGTTCTCTGCAAAAGCTGGGGCACAGTGTGGATGTAGTGGCGGGGCCGCCTTATCCCGACCTAGCTGAAGGGATCAACCTGATCAGACTGCCAAGTTTAGACCTGTACAGGTTGCCCGAGAAGAGGCGCTACCTGATCAACCCTATGCTGCTCAACACCTGGCCCAACTTCGTCGAATGGCTGGGCGAATGTAGCGGCTGTTTCACTGAGCCGCATACCTTTGCCATAAGAGCCTACGATATGTTCCGACAGGACGGGCACAGTAAAAAATACGATATCGTGCACGATAATCAGTGTGTGACCGAAGGTATACTCAAAATCAGGCAACTGGGGATTCCTATGGTGACCACCATTCACCATCCCATAACGATCGACCGCATGCTGGCCCTTAAGGCCAGTAATTCCGCTTACCGCTCCTGGGGAATCAGGCGCTGGTACTCCTTTGCAGATACACAGATAAAGGTGGCCCGGCATTTGTCTCATTTTATTACGGACTCCGAGCATTCATTGCAGGAGATCATGAGCAGCTTCGGGTTGCCACGCGAGCGTTTTAAAATAATTTACTGCGGGGTGGATACGGATGTTTTCAGGGAACAACCGGATTTGAAACGTTCCGCTAATCGAATTTTAGTGATCAACAGCGGCGATACGCCACTCAAGGGGTTAAAATTCCTGCTGGAGGCAGTAGCGGAGTTGCGCAAGACACGCTCGGTCGAATTAACAATTGTTGGTGAGCCTCTGGTCAATGGTTATACCGAGGGATTGATCGAAGCACTCTGTCTCGGCGACTGCACACAATATACCGGCAAGATAGACACGGACAGCCTGGTCAGACACTATGCCACGGCAACCATGCTGGTTGTGCCCTCGATATATGAGGGATTTGGACTGCCTGCAGCGGAAGCTATGGCCTGTGGGACACCGGTTATCTCCACGACTGCCGGCGCCCTGCCGGAGGTGGTTGGCGACGCCGGTATCCTGGTGCCGCCCGGGGATAAAGACGCTCTGGTGAGATCCATTACATCGTTGCTGGATGATGAGGCGCGACGCAAGGAACTGGGTGCAATGGGTGTCGCGAGAGTAAAGAAATTGTTTAACTGGGACCGGGCAGCCGGGCAAACGGCGGATTACTATCGGGAAGCAATCGAGAGCCAAGTTAAGATAAAGGTTGGATAA